From Synoicihabitans lomoniglobus, the proteins below share one genomic window:
- a CDS encoding DUF6503 family protein, which produces MTLRGMLCFIGSGLTVVAAAPTPTEVLARATAYHDPHGEWAALEDTTFHFIETRPGAENKTVTMVLNNRTTSMRLDRNGTEAYAITRESCTVIAGERDAARGLMLRNYYLYLWGLPMKLHDADTPLDAEVTTAEIDGAACDVIRVVYEQDTWYFFIDQQTGRMRRYTFYKDEAAGKGELIKLEDEIQVGSMRIPQKRSWYTLPGMKYLGTDILTKTE; this is translated from the coding sequence ATGACTCTTCGTGGGATGCTTTGCTTCATCGGAAGCGGACTGACCGTGGTGGCGGCCGCCCCGACTCCGACGGAGGTGTTGGCGCGGGCCACGGCTTACCACGATCCGCACGGGGAATGGGCCGCGCTGGAGGACACGACTTTTCACTTTATCGAGACGCGCCCCGGGGCAGAGAACAAGACCGTCACCATGGTCCTCAACAACCGCACAACATCCATGCGGCTCGATCGCAATGGGACCGAGGCCTACGCGATCACCAGGGAGTCCTGCACCGTAATCGCTGGCGAACGCGATGCCGCCCGCGGCCTCATGTTGCGCAACTACTACCTCTATCTGTGGGGGCTGCCCATGAAACTCCATGACGCCGACACACCGCTTGATGCCGAGGTCACCACGGCGGAGATCGACGGCGCCGCCTGCGATGTGATCCGCGTCGTCTACGAGCAGGACACATGGTATTTCTTCATCGACCAACAGACCGGTCGCATGCGCCGCTACACGTTCTACAAGGACGAGGCGGCGGGCAAAGGCGAGTTGATCAAACTCGAAGACGAGATCCAGGTCGGCTCAATGCGGATCCCGCAAAAACGTAGTTGGTATACGCTGCCCGGGATGAAGTATCTCGGCACCGACATTCTCACGAAAACGGAGTAA
- a CDS encoding alpha/beta hydrolase family protein produces MYSLKSLRSFRGAWCALWCVLAVPLTAQTVSSQLPGTALPEASPAIAFFRAPLLQAPALNRAGTHVAGLFSGGGETYQLIIKNLADETESFIGGSGPVQVTNFSWLDDTHIAYNLVTNAGDELGLLVVNINQPGESYPIYQYGAARIIGVPVDTPMKPLVWVAVAGAEGRPAVVEIDAALNSGPYVDVRGEDSEAAWVQVAERNEEHILRVVPAPPGDNQLGYLVNATGHLAYAYTSDNDNDRVVLNLWDGKGWVPSALDLDRINVIDVGDHPGELLVRLASMSSQPSALFFIDALTAEAGDLVLRDVAYDFYGSVYRDPASHAIVGVHYDRTGPVSQWFDEGYQNLQKILSGYFPGKVVRLLDGNESGNVMLVSVSSDREPVAYYTIDLAARTVGRLQSEAPWIDASKMAATSMFQFDTAEGQKLDAYITLPVGTTKDNPAPLVVLPHGGPWVRNTWGFDPEVQFLASRGYAVLQPNYRGSVGYDWQFPSVDRAAFGRMHDDVTRAVRKALRTGMIDSDRVAISGGGFGGYLALTGLVDEPDLYRCGISFAGIYDWARIANTLGLDRESDPVYGDLFKILGDPGRDAAKFARISPNRRLDKLRDPILIARQRNASPVETVEADKLIDALRSAGAKHQVFVTDGSLGQLSNRVALFERMADFLDANM; encoded by the coding sequence ATGTATAGTTTGAAATCCCTCCGTTCGTTTCGCGGCGCTTGGTGCGCCTTGTGGTGTGTGTTAGCCGTGCCGCTGACGGCCCAGACGGTCTCTTCCCAGCTGCCGGGAACCGCTCTGCCCGAGGCTTCGCCGGCCATCGCTTTCTTTCGTGCCCCGCTGCTGCAGGCCCCGGCGCTGAACCGGGCGGGCACCCATGTGGCCGGCCTCTTCTCGGGCGGCGGTGAAACCTACCAGCTCATCATCAAGAACCTCGCCGACGAAACCGAGAGCTTCATTGGCGGCAGTGGGCCGGTGCAGGTGACGAACTTCTCCTGGCTCGATGACACCCACATCGCCTACAACCTCGTGACCAACGCGGGCGACGAACTGGGGCTGCTGGTCGTGAATATCAACCAACCCGGCGAGTCGTATCCGATTTATCAATATGGAGCGGCCCGGATCATCGGCGTGCCGGTGGACACCCCGATGAAGCCTCTCGTCTGGGTGGCGGTGGCGGGAGCGGAGGGACGCCCCGCCGTGGTGGAAATCGATGCCGCCTTGAACTCCGGACCGTATGTCGACGTGCGCGGCGAGGACAGCGAGGCCGCGTGGGTGCAGGTGGCGGAGAGAAACGAAGAGCACATTCTCCGCGTCGTGCCCGCTCCCCCGGGCGACAATCAATTGGGCTATCTGGTAAACGCCACGGGACATCTGGCCTACGCCTACACCTCGGACAATGACAACGATCGCGTGGTGCTCAATCTCTGGGATGGCAAGGGCTGGGTGCCGTCCGCCCTGGACCTCGATCGCATCAACGTGATCGACGTCGGCGACCACCCCGGCGAGCTGCTCGTCCGTCTGGCCAGCATGTCTTCCCAGCCATCGGCGTTGTTTTTCATCGATGCGCTGACGGCCGAGGCCGGGGATCTCGTGCTGCGCGATGTGGCTTACGATTTTTATGGATCGGTTTATCGTGACCCGGCTTCCCATGCCATTGTCGGTGTGCACTACGATCGCACCGGTCCGGTTTCCCAGTGGTTTGATGAGGGCTACCAGAATCTGCAGAAGATCCTGAGCGGTTATTTCCCGGGAAAAGTTGTCCGTCTGCTCGATGGCAACGAATCGGGCAACGTGATGCTGGTCAGCGTGAGCTCCGATCGTGAACCCGTCGCCTATTACACGATCGACCTCGCAGCCCGCACCGTGGGCCGCCTCCAAAGCGAAGCCCCGTGGATCGATGCGTCGAAGATGGCCGCGACGAGCATGTTTCAGTTCGATACCGCCGAGGGGCAGAAACTCGACGCCTACATCACGCTGCCGGTGGGCACGACCAAGGACAATCCCGCCCCGCTCGTCGTGCTCCCGCACGGGGGACCGTGGGTGCGTAATACCTGGGGTTTCGATCCCGAGGTGCAGTTTCTCGCCAGCCGCGGTTATGCCGTGCTGCAGCCCAACTACCGCGGCTCGGTCGGTTACGATTGGCAGTTCCCGTCCGTGGATCGCGCCGCCTTCGGCCGCATGCATGACGATGTGACTCGCGCGGTGCGCAAAGCGCTGCGCACGGGCATGATCGACTCCGATCGCGTCGCCATCTCGGGCGGCGGCTTCGGTGGCTATCTGGCGCTGACGGGCTTGGTCGACGAGCCCGACCTGTATCGCTGCGGTATCAGCTTTGCGGGCATCTACGACTGGGCTCGCATCGCCAACACGCTGGGGCTCGATCGCGAATCCGATCCGGTCTACGGCGATCTCTTCAAGATTCTGGGCGACCCGGGGCGCGATGCCGCCAAGTTTGCGCGGATCTCGCCCAACCGTCGCCTCGACAAGTTGCGCGACCCGATTCTCATCGCACGTCAACGCAACGCCAGCCCCGTCGAAACCGTGGAAGCCGACAAGTTGATCGATGCCCTGCGTTCGGCCGGAGCGAAACACCAGGTCTTCGTGACCGACGGCAGCCTCGGTCAGCTCAGCAACCGGGTGGCGCTGTTCGAACGCATGGCGGATTTCCTCGACGCCAACATGTAG
- a CDS encoding alpha/beta hydrolase family protein — MISFPLFRRVVQAIACAFWGTTLLEAADELDLDRLEPVAADQPVPIQDFFRPSYFSSPILNPAGTHVAALVSGGQDKYRLVVVDLATNQTEMLSGIGDLDTYGHRWLDDRRLVFSLAAQKYWGIALCAAEVGSMSRPYPLIQNGRHTVISVPVKNRRYPYVWVSGEGKGKDGGIVDLNTDIKTGKIVDLTRATFSSSDFFLAEEQNRKMVKRRFAVPEGGLIAGYFSDRFGELAYSYTGHAGLYTLHQFKGEDWDPTPVDMERVDILAAGDESGTLLIRDRVYDGQPSAIRVLEPATGKMGEPLLRDKGYDVTDGAFRDAATHRIVGFQYDRATPAAVWFDEGYQALDELFKSYFPRKAVRIVSGNETNTVFVLLVYTDREPASYYVVDLEKRSLGLLKASRPWIDPQRSSGVSIVKFKTAEGKKLDAYLTMPAGVSKANPAALVVLPHGGPWVRDRLGFDGQAQFLASRGYAVLQPNYRGSTGYDWMFPEEDQWAFRKMHDDVTAATKTVLRTGLVDPKRVAIMGGSFGAYLALSGGVHEPDLYKCVVGMAGVYDWAEVIKDREYDQYFSPFYGRLRRKLGNPDDDREKFKRISPIHFVENMRAPMFLAHGKDDPVASVLESKRLEDQLKKHGVPHEALYFALEGHGMGHLDNQVELYTRIENFLARNL; from the coding sequence ATGATTTCTTTCCCGCTTTTCCGTCGCGTGGTGCAGGCCATTGCCTGCGCCTTTTGGGGAACCACCCTGCTAGAGGCAGCCGATGAATTGGATTTGGACCGACTTGAGCCCGTGGCGGCGGATCAGCCCGTGCCGATTCAGGACTTTTTTCGTCCCAGTTATTTTTCGAGTCCGATTTTAAATCCAGCGGGGACACACGTCGCGGCGCTGGTTTCGGGAGGGCAGGACAAATACCGGTTGGTGGTCGTCGACCTGGCCACCAATCAAACCGAAATGCTTTCGGGGATAGGTGATTTGGATACGTATGGCCATCGGTGGTTGGATGACCGTCGGCTGGTGTTTTCGTTGGCTGCTCAGAAATACTGGGGCATCGCGCTGTGCGCGGCCGAGGTGGGGAGCATGTCGCGGCCTTACCCTTTGATCCAGAACGGACGGCACACAGTGATCAGTGTGCCCGTCAAGAACCGGCGGTATCCCTACGTCTGGGTGAGTGGAGAGGGTAAAGGCAAGGATGGCGGAATCGTCGACCTGAATACCGATATCAAAACGGGGAAGATTGTGGATCTTACCCGCGCGACCTTCTCGAGTTCGGATTTCTTTTTAGCGGAGGAGCAGAACCGCAAGATGGTGAAGCGCCGTTTTGCGGTCCCGGAAGGCGGACTTATCGCGGGTTATTTTTCGGATCGGTTCGGAGAGCTGGCTTATAGTTACACCGGCCATGCCGGGCTCTACACCTTGCATCAGTTCAAGGGTGAGGACTGGGACCCGACTCCGGTGGATATGGAGCGGGTCGACATTCTGGCGGCAGGGGACGAGTCGGGCACGCTTCTCATTCGGGATCGCGTCTATGATGGACAACCCAGTGCGATAAGGGTGTTGGAACCCGCGACGGGCAAAATGGGGGAGCCGTTGTTGCGGGATAAAGGATACGATGTTACCGACGGAGCCTTCCGGGATGCGGCCACGCATCGCATCGTGGGGTTTCAGTATGATCGGGCGACACCGGCGGCAGTTTGGTTTGATGAGGGCTACCAGGCGTTGGACGAACTTTTTAAAAGTTATTTTCCTCGCAAGGCGGTGCGTATCGTCAGCGGCAATGAAACCAACACGGTTTTCGTCCTGCTGGTGTATACCGACCGCGAACCGGCGAGTTACTACGTCGTCGATTTGGAAAAGCGGTCGTTGGGCTTGTTGAAAGCCTCGCGGCCATGGATTGACCCGCAGCGCTCGAGTGGCGTGAGCATAGTGAAGTTTAAGACTGCGGAGGGTAAAAAACTCGATGCCTACCTCACGATGCCCGCCGGGGTTTCGAAGGCGAATCCGGCCGCCTTGGTGGTGCTGCCTCACGGCGGACCCTGGGTGCGCGATCGTTTGGGGTTTGATGGGCAGGCGCAGTTTCTGGCGAGTCGGGGCTACGCGGTGCTGCAGCCCAACTACCGGGGTTCGACCGGTTACGATTGGATGTTTCCCGAGGAGGACCAGTGGGCATTCCGCAAGATGCACGATGATGTGACGGCCGCGACCAAGACGGTGTTGCGGACGGGGTTGGTCGATCCCAAGCGGGTGGCCATTATGGGAGGTTCATTCGGTGCCTATCTGGCCCTTTCGGGCGGAGTTCACGAACCGGATCTCTACAAATGCGTGGTGGGTATGGCCGGAGTCTACGATTGGGCGGAAGTCATCAAGGACCGTGAATACGACCAATATTTTTCGCCGTTTTATGGACGATTGAGAAGGAAGTTGGGCAACCCCGACGACGATAGGGAGAAGTTTAAGCGAATTTCACCGATCCATTTTGTAGAAAACATGCGGGCTCCGATGTTTCTCGCTCATGGCAAGGACGATCCGGTGGCGTCGGTTCTCGAATCGAAGCGTTTGGAAGATCAACTGAAGAAGCACGGCGTCCCCCACGAAGCGCTCTACTTTGCTCTCGAAGGACACGGTATGGGGCATCTGGATAATCAGGTTGAGCTCTACACTCGTATTGAAAACTTCCTCGCGCGAAATCTCTGA
- a CDS encoding GDSL-type esterase/lipase family protein, with protein MRSSRLSFVVIFCLASLGATAASPTETSPTPAYELALPMYDDGLPGKGSLRRHTWFQRLWHGRRTDWARQVEADQGALVFFGDSITQGWEKTMAADFAGVKIANRGISGDTTRGLLMRLELDVLALNPSGVVLLIGTNDIEEVMRNDAITNNVVELVERIKAHDADTPIILCQVFPSSPKKARGPEYITDLNARYRAAFRGDPQVIILDTWTLFANAEGNAVLEEMPDLLHPNAIGYAKWRAALWPILATLGFVDTDVDLGWQPEPGYTSLFNGQDLTGWGYRPTSAADRQSATGWMASDPNVVWPFVDEPVDFDGLTQSPDGRFAAINGRLVVTTPAEGRKIQQLWTTREIGTDFELRMEFRSTPNADSGVYVRGPQLQCRDYALAGPWKDLPHYQPQAWNELVITVRGSELHATCNGDELDADLTLPASGPIGLEGDRGQMEYRRIRYKAL; from the coding sequence ATGCGTTCAAGCCGTCTCTCCTTCGTTGTCATTTTCTGTCTCGCTTCCCTCGGTGCCACCGCCGCTTCGCCGACGGAGACCTCCCCCACGCCCGCCTACGAGCTCGCATTGCCGATGTATGATGACGGGCTGCCCGGCAAGGGCTCCCTGCGGCGGCACACGTGGTTTCAGAGATTGTGGCATGGTCGCCGCACCGACTGGGCCCGGCAGGTCGAGGCCGATCAGGGCGCGCTCGTCTTCTTCGGCGACTCGATCACCCAGGGCTGGGAAAAAACCATGGCCGCAGACTTCGCCGGCGTGAAGATCGCCAACCGCGGCATCAGCGGCGACACCACCCGCGGGCTTTTGATGCGCTTGGAGCTCGATGTGCTCGCGCTGAATCCGTCCGGCGTCGTCCTGCTCATCGGCACCAACGACATCGAGGAAGTCATGCGCAATGACGCCATCACCAACAACGTCGTCGAACTCGTCGAGCGCATCAAAGCCCACGACGCCGACACCCCGATCATCCTGTGTCAGGTTTTCCCCAGCTCGCCGAAAAAGGCGCGCGGCCCCGAATACATCACCGATCTCAACGCCCGCTACCGCGCCGCGTTCCGGGGCGATCCGCAGGTCATCATCCTCGATACCTGGACCCTCTTCGCCAACGCCGAGGGCAACGCCGTGCTCGAGGAAATGCCCGACCTCCTGCACCCCAACGCCATCGGTTACGCCAAATGGCGTGCCGCCTTGTGGCCCATCCTCGCCACGCTCGGCTTCGTCGACACCGATGTCGATCTCGGCTGGCAGCCCGAGCCCGGCTACACGAGTTTGTTCAACGGTCAGGACCTCACGGGCTGGGGCTACCGTCCGACCTCCGCCGCCGATCGCCAGAGCGCCACGGGTTGGATGGCCTCCGATCCCAACGTGGTGTGGCCCTTTGTCGACGAGCCGGTCGACTTTGACGGTTTGACCCAATCGCCCGACGGTCGCTTTGCCGCCATCAACGGTCGCCTCGTCGTCACGACTCCTGCCGAGGGTCGCAAGATCCAACAACTGTGGACCACGCGCGAGATCGGCACCGACTTTGAGCTCCGCATGGAATTCCGCTCGACCCCCAACGCCGACAGCGGCGTCTACGTGCGCGGTCCGCAACTCCAGTGTCGCGACTACGCGCTGGCCGGCCCGTGGAAGGACTTGCCGCACTACCAGCCGCAAGCCTGGAACGAACTGGTCATCACCGTGCGCGGCTCCGAGCTGCACGCGACCTGCAACGGCGACGAACTCGACGCCGATCTCACCCTGCCCGCCTCCGGCCCGATCGGACTCGAAGGCGACCGCGGCCAGATGGAGTATCGACGTATTCGATACAAGGCACTTTGA
- a CDS encoding redoxin domain-containing protein — MMPRLIPSLLTLVALSAGLASAADDYPKPPPLGTPLPHFELPGIEGGTYEVKTYTPESFADAKLLCIVFTCNHCPTAQRYEERLKQLTTDYGPKGVAVIALNPNNAAAVRLDEMAYTDLTDSFEDMKVRAEHKSFNFPYLDDGETQEISRVFGPVATPHVFIYDQDRKLAFQGRIDDAELPQYIKHQDTRAALDELLAGKKVSTPTTRVFGCSVKWAEKAEGYNKIWAEQVKNEPVELKEAVAADFVALRENKDSGKLRLINVWATWCGPCVTEFPDLVDTNLTFRGRDFEMVTIAAEYPKMSAKALKFLKGQHASMQNYIFGDTDKYANIEAIDPEWNGALPHTLLVNEKGEVIYRQTGPVDFLELRRIIVPALDQITPWGGLDGN; from the coding sequence ATGATGCCCCGGTTAATCCCGTCTCTCCTCACCCTCGTCGCTCTCTCCGCCGGTCTGGCCTCCGCCGCCGACGACTACCCGAAGCCGCCGCCGCTCGGCACGCCGTTGCCGCACTTCGAGCTGCCCGGCATCGAAGGTGGCACCTACGAGGTGAAAACCTACACCCCGGAATCTTTCGCCGACGCGAAGCTCCTGTGCATCGTTTTCACCTGCAACCACTGCCCGACCGCCCAGCGTTACGAGGAGCGGCTCAAGCAGCTCACCACCGACTACGGCCCCAAGGGCGTCGCCGTCATCGCCCTCAACCCCAACAACGCCGCCGCCGTGCGTTTGGACGAGATGGCCTACACCGATCTCACCGATTCTTTTGAAGACATGAAGGTCCGGGCCGAACACAAGAGTTTCAACTTTCCGTATCTCGACGACGGTGAGACTCAGGAGATCTCCCGCGTCTTCGGCCCCGTCGCCACCCCGCATGTCTTCATCTACGATCAAGACCGCAAGCTCGCCTTCCAGGGCCGCATCGACGACGCCGAGTTGCCACAATACATCAAGCACCAGGATACCCGCGCCGCTCTCGACGAGTTGCTCGCCGGCAAGAAGGTGTCCACGCCCACCACCCGCGTCTTCGGTTGCTCGGTGAAATGGGCGGAGAAGGCCGAGGGCTACAATAAGATCTGGGCCGAGCAGGTGAAGAACGAGCCGGTCGAGCTCAAGGAAGCCGTCGCCGCTGACTTTGTCGCGTTGCGCGAGAACAAGGATTCCGGCAAATTGCGCCTCATCAATGTCTGGGCCACCTGGTGCGGACCGTGTGTCACCGAGTTCCCGGATTTGGTGGATACCAACCTGACCTTCCGCGGTCGCGATTTCGAGATGGTCACCATCGCGGCCGAGTATCCCAAGATGAGCGCGAAGGCCCTCAAGTTCCTCAAGGGGCAACACGCCTCGATGCAGAACTACATCTTTGGCGACACCGACAAATACGCCAACATCGAGGCCATCGATCCGGAGTGGAACGGCGCCCTGCCCCACACCCTGCTGGTGAACGAGAAAGGCGAGGTCATCTATCGTCAAACGGGACCGGTCGACTTCCTCGAACTGCGCCGCATCATCGTCCCCGCGCTTGACCAGATCACGCCGTGGGGCGGCCTCGACGGCAACTGA